A window from Pangasianodon hypophthalmus isolate fPanHyp1 chromosome 16, fPanHyp1.pri, whole genome shotgun sequence encodes these proteins:
- the si:dkey-178k16.1 gene encoding band 4.1-like protein 1 isoform X5 produces MSEKGSTSDVKNAMEGDSKRTRDQDHDSKISDEHRDTDDSSEKTSSRMSRSPQKSSKKPKTVPVKVMLLDGSEYETGVEKSCKGQVLLDIVCEHLNLLEKDYFGLTFCDADSQKNWLDPSKEIKKQIRVGSWQFSFAVKFYPPDPSQLIEDITRYYLCLQLREDMLSGRLPCSFVTHALLGSYAVQAELGDFDPEEHGLDYISDFRFAPNQTRELEERVMELHRTYRGMSPAEAEMNFLENAKKLSMYGVDLHHAKDSEGIDIMLGVCSSGLLIYRDRLRINRFAWPKILKISYKRSNFYIKIRPGEVEKKYEQFESTIGFKLPNHRASKRLWKVCIEHHTFFRLVSPEPPPKGFLVIGSKFRYSGRTQAQTRQASALIDRPAPQFERSASRRYLLSRSLEGASALGDTMDRLSQHTASDPAHSLSRDDLDRDYMEPSQEDLDQQLKQTVDKRDATPSKAMGEEPGSPLDSKAESDQDLAPRPKQEQFLDKPEDVLQKHQASINELKRALREPNSKLVHREKRLSVTSSGSTPEKKTASEEPIFIEEQDGCQTDLTLSSKEEKNKKPARIEPPLTQHEGEQVISGKICMSRVDPMGSHTRKSNKNSIPSPEKPQRTKIYALKNEHIHETHSAGKNINDNGLPHEKYLENDIHANGYDEYPTEKHWTERRYVGTTHVEDSVNLDFWDYEDRNQGEVSPNAVIDKHMRDQYNGSRWERQSVESTDNQIKTISKTKTAENKVVLRSDSVKSNAAEPEPKRVVPLKPERSKKLKGKHGVKGQSERDTICSNLFDETKGTKSEESSGIEKIPSFFTQTSMSSAMDSSAAVPKRDYTANGYVRETRKRSHPPQTYRTQFQDTEDNTDQRLSEVDDQACFEDTSPLSDFPSNLIISGFEQMTPLYSHVKSQKTREMRQKQSSPTDSSHSLLKSSSLESAQKKPSREPWERRLGSVSEDDPDPENLYLKETHLGIERKCSSITVSSTSSLEAEVDFTVLMDLQTGMEEFSRGMSELGEKDFSPELCVSDRPAHPAFMLGSEPIIIPQEKPAELLRSVEEPKPIVEQKPVEQRKPEPFVPKKAPRSVKAAQALKKESAELVHIQSVRQDGSDTASLQIHSRDSSDIIASQALRKTEVKTETQPNGSEVTTTIMEIADQDHGMSGLREAPFSVTERISPVSFGSLAREGSGSPLFVTENVTSATTHVTKTVKGGYSETRIEKRIIITGDDDVDQDQALAMAIKEAKQQHPDMLVTKAIVVRETESSTQDAHEQFKS; encoded by the exons AACTGGCTGGACCCATCAAAAGAGATCAAAAAACAAATTCGGG TAGGCTCCTGGCAGTTTTCATTTGCTGTCAAGTTCTACCCCCCTGACCCCTCACAGCTGATAGAAGACATCACTCG gtaTTACCTGTGTCTTCAGTTAAGAGAGGACATGCTGTCGGGGCGCTTGCCATGTTCATTTGTCACACACGCTTTGCTAGGCTCATACGCCGTGCAGGCTGAGCTGGGAGATTTTGACCCAGAAGAGCACGGACTTGACTACATCAGTGATTTCCGCTTCGCTCCCAACCAGACACGAGAGCTGGAAGAGAGGGTTATGGAACTCCACCGCACCTACAG GGGCATGAGTCCTGCGGAAGCTGAGATGAACTTTCTGGAGAATGCTAAAAAGCTCTCAATGTACGGAGTTGATCTTCATCATGCTAAG GACTCTGAGGGCATTGACATAATGTTAGGTGTGTGTTCAAGTGGCCTGTTAATCTACAGAGACCGTTTGCGCATTAACCGTTTTGCCTGGCCCAAGATTCTCAAAATCTCCTATAAGAGAAGCAACTTTTACATCAAAATCCGCCCTGGAGAGGTAGAGAAAAAG TATGAACAGTTTGAGAGCACCATTGGCTTTAAGCTGCCCAACCATCGAGCTTCCAAACGCTTGTGGAAGGTCTGCATTGAACACCACACCTTTTTCAG GTTGGTCTCTCCTGAACCCCCACCCAAAGGTTTTTTGGTGATTGGCTCAAAGTTCCGCTACAGTGGGCGGACCCAGGCCCAGACTCGTCAGGCGAGTGCATTAATTGACAGGCCGGCCCCTCAGTTTGAGCGATCGGCTAGCCGGAGGTACTTACTCTCACGCAGTCTCGAAGGAG CATCTGCTCTGGGCGATACAATGGACAGACTCTCCCAGCACACTGCCAGTGACCCTGCACATAGCCTCTCCAGAGACGATCTGGACCGGGACTACATGGAGCCTAGTCAGGAGGATCTGGACCAGCAGCTGAAGCAAACTGTAGATAAGAGAGATGCTACTCCATCAAAGGCCATG GGGGAGGAGCCAGGCTCTCCTCTAGACTCTAAGGCTGAG TCGGACCAGGACTTGGCCCCTCGCCCGAAACAGGAG CAGTTCCTGGATAAGCCTGAAGATGTACTGCAAAAACATCAGGCAAGTATCAACGAACTGAAGAGAGCGCTGAGGGAGCCCAACAGCAAGCTAGTCCACAGAGAGAAACGTCTGTCTGTGACCTCTTCTGGCAGCACTCCAGAGAAAAAAACT GCCTCTGAGGAGCCCATATTTATTGAGGAGCAAGATGGTTGTCAAACAGACCTGACCCTCAGttcaaaagaggaaaagaacaaGAAACCTGCTAGAATAGAGCCACCACTCACTCAGCATGAAGGAGAGCAAGTGATTAGTGGGAAAATCTGTATGTCTCGTGTTGACCCAATGGGAAGCCATACCAGAAAATCAAATAAGAACTCCATCCCATCCCCAGAGAAGCCTCAAAGAACCAAGATTTATGCATTAAAGAATGAACATATCCATGAAACACATTCTGCTGGCAAGAACATAAATGACAATGGACTTCCACATGAGAAATATTTGGAGAACGATATTCATGCAAATGGCTATGATGAATATCCAACAGAGAAGCACTGGACCGAAAGGAGATATGTTGGCACAACTCATGTAGAAGATAGTGTAAATCTAGATTTTTGGGACTATGAGGACAGAAACCAGGGTGAGGTTTCTCCCAATGCAGTAATAGACAAACATATGCGAGATCAGTATAATGGAAGCAGATGGGAGAGACAATCTGTGGAAAGTACAGACAACCAAATTAAAACCATTAGTAAAACCAAAACAGCTGAAAACAAGGTAGTTCTAAGGAGTGATTCAGTTAAGAGTAATGCTGCTGAACCAGAGCCAAAGCGAGTTGTTCCCTTGAAACCAGAGAGGTCCAAAAAACTAAAAGGAAAACATGGAGTCAAAGGTCAAAGTGAAAGAGACACAATCTGTTCTAATTTATTTGATGAGACAAAAGGAACAAAGTCAGAGGAATCATCTGGAATTGAAAAAATACCATCTTTTTTCACACAGACAAGTATGTCTTCAGCCATGGATAGCAGCGCAGCAGTTCCTAAAAGAGACTACACAGCTAATGGCTATGTTAGGGAAACGAGAAAACGCAGCCATCCTCCACAAACATACAGGACACAATTTCAGGATACAGAAGACAACACTGATCAGAGACTTAGTGAAGTTGATGACCAAGCGTGCTTTGAAGATACTTCCCCACTGTCTGATTTCCCATCAAACTTAATAATTTCTGGCTTTGAGCAAATGACTCCTTTGTATTCTCATGTAAAGTCCCAGAAGACGAGAGAGATGCGACAAAAACAGTCTTCTCCTACTGACTCCAGCCACAGCCTTCTCAAGAGTTCCAGCTTAGAATCAGCTCAAAAGAAACCATCG AGAGAGCCATGGGAACGGCGTCTGGGATCAGTGTCCGAGGATGACCCTGACCCAGAGAATCTGTATCTCAAGGAGACCCACCTGGGCATTGAACGCAAATGCTCCAGCATCACCGTTAGCTCCACTTCCAGTTTAGAGGCCGAGGTGGACTTCACTGTCCTCATGGACCTTCAAACAGGGATGGAAGAGTTCTCCAGAGGAATGTCGGAGTTAGGAGAGAAGGACTTCTCACCTGAACTTTGTGTTTCAGACCGGCCAGCACATCCGGCCTTCATGCTAGGGTCTGAGCCCATCATCATTCCACAGGAGAAACCTGCAGAACTATTAAGGTCGGTGGAAGAACCGAAGCCCATTGTAGAACAGAAGCCTGTGGAGCAGCGCAAACCTGAG CCTTTTGTGCCAAAAAAAGCTCCAAGGTCAGTGAAGGCTGCTCAGGCTTTAAAAAAGGAATCTGCAGAGCTCGTTCACATCCAGTCAGTAAGGCAAGATGGTTCAGACACAGCATCTTTACAGATCCATAGCAGAGACAGCAGTGATATAATTGCCTCTCAAGCTCTAAGAAAAACAGAAGTCAAGACTGAGACGCAGCCAAATGGGTCAGAGGTTACCACAACCATTATGGAGATAGCAGACCAG GATCATGGTATGAGTGGTCTGCGTGAAGCTCCATTCTCAGTGACAGAGAGGATCTCTCCT GTGAGCTTCGGATCTTTGGCCAGAGAGGGTTCTGGGTCTCCTCTATTTGTAACAGAGAATGTGACGTCAGCCACAACACATGTTACCAAA ACAGTAAAAGGAGGATACTCAGAGACAAGAATTGAGAAGAGGATTATCATTACTGGCGATGATGATGTTGACCAAGATCAA GCACTCGCCATGGCAATAAAAGAAGCCAAGCAGCAGCATCCTGACATGTTGGTAACCAAGGCCATAGTTGTCAGGGAAACAGAATCTTCCACACAAGATGCACATGAGCAATTCAAG TCCTGA
- the si:dkey-178k16.1 gene encoding band 4.1-like protein 1 isoform X6 — protein sequence MSEKGSTSDVKNAMEGDSKRTRDQDHDSKISDEHRDTDDSSEKTSSRMSRSPQKSSKKPKTVPVKVMLLDGSEYETGVEKSCKGQVLLDIVCEHLNLLEKDYFGLTFCDADSQKNWLDPSKEIKKQIRVGSWQFSFAVKFYPPDPSQLIEDITRYYLCLQLREDMLSGRLPCSFVTHALLGSYAVQAELGDFDPEEHGLDYISDFRFAPNQTRELEERVMELHRTYRGMSPAEAEMNFLENAKKLSMYGVDLHHAKDSEGIDIMLGVCSSGLLIYRDRLRINRFAWPKILKISYKRSNFYIKIRPGEYEQFESTIGFKLPNHRASKRLWKVCIEHHTFFRLVSPEPPPKGFLVIGSKFRYSGRTQAQTRQASALIDRPAPQFERSASRRYLLSRSLEGASALGDTMDRLSQHTASDPAHSLSRDDLDRDYMEPSQEDLDQQLKQTVDKRDATPSKAMGEEPGSPLDSKAESDQDLAPRPKQEQFLDKPEDVLQKHQASINELKRALREPNSKLVHREKRLSVTSSGSTPEKKTASEEPIFIEEQDGCQTDLTLSSKEEKNKKPARIEPPLTQHEGEQVISGKICMSRVDPMGSHTRKSNKNSIPSPEKPQRTKIYALKNEHIHETHSAGKNINDNGLPHEKYLENDIHANGYDEYPTEKHWTERRYVGTTHVEDSVNLDFWDYEDRNQGEVSPNAVIDKHMRDQYNGSRWERQSVESTDNQIKTISKTKTAENKVVLRSDSVKSNAAEPEPKRVVPLKPERSKKLKGKHGVKGQSERDTICSNLFDETKGTKSEESSGIEKIPSFFTQTSMSSAMDSSAAVPKRDYTANGYVRETRKRSHPPQTYRTQFQDTEDNTDQRLSEVDDQACFEDTSPLSDFPSNLIISGFEQMTPLYSHVKSQKTREMRQKQSSPTDSSHSLLKSSSLESAQKKPSREPWERRLGSVSEDDPDPENLYLKETHLGIERKCSSITVSSTSSLEAEVDFTVLMDLQTGMEEFSRGMSELGEKDFSPELCVSDRPAHPAFMLGSEPIIIPQEKPAELLRSVEEPKPIVEQKPVEQRKPEPFVPKKAPRSVKAAQALKKESAELVHIQSVRQDGSDTASLQIHSRDSSDIIASQALRKTEVKTETQPNGSEVTTTIMEIADQDHGMSGLREAPFSVTERISPVSFGSLAREGSGSPLFVTENVTSATTHVTKTVKGGYSETRIEKRIIITGDDDVDQDQALAMAIKEAKQQHPDMLVTKAIVVRETESSTQDAHEQFKS from the exons AACTGGCTGGACCCATCAAAAGAGATCAAAAAACAAATTCGGG TAGGCTCCTGGCAGTTTTCATTTGCTGTCAAGTTCTACCCCCCTGACCCCTCACAGCTGATAGAAGACATCACTCG gtaTTACCTGTGTCTTCAGTTAAGAGAGGACATGCTGTCGGGGCGCTTGCCATGTTCATTTGTCACACACGCTTTGCTAGGCTCATACGCCGTGCAGGCTGAGCTGGGAGATTTTGACCCAGAAGAGCACGGACTTGACTACATCAGTGATTTCCGCTTCGCTCCCAACCAGACACGAGAGCTGGAAGAGAGGGTTATGGAACTCCACCGCACCTACAG GGGCATGAGTCCTGCGGAAGCTGAGATGAACTTTCTGGAGAATGCTAAAAAGCTCTCAATGTACGGAGTTGATCTTCATCATGCTAAG GACTCTGAGGGCATTGACATAATGTTAGGTGTGTGTTCAAGTGGCCTGTTAATCTACAGAGACCGTTTGCGCATTAACCGTTTTGCCTGGCCCAAGATTCTCAAAATCTCCTATAAGAGAAGCAACTTTTACATCAAAATCCGCCCTGGAGAG TATGAACAGTTTGAGAGCACCATTGGCTTTAAGCTGCCCAACCATCGAGCTTCCAAACGCTTGTGGAAGGTCTGCATTGAACACCACACCTTTTTCAG GTTGGTCTCTCCTGAACCCCCACCCAAAGGTTTTTTGGTGATTGGCTCAAAGTTCCGCTACAGTGGGCGGACCCAGGCCCAGACTCGTCAGGCGAGTGCATTAATTGACAGGCCGGCCCCTCAGTTTGAGCGATCGGCTAGCCGGAGGTACTTACTCTCACGCAGTCTCGAAGGAG CATCTGCTCTGGGCGATACAATGGACAGACTCTCCCAGCACACTGCCAGTGACCCTGCACATAGCCTCTCCAGAGACGATCTGGACCGGGACTACATGGAGCCTAGTCAGGAGGATCTGGACCAGCAGCTGAAGCAAACTGTAGATAAGAGAGATGCTACTCCATCAAAGGCCATG GGGGAGGAGCCAGGCTCTCCTCTAGACTCTAAGGCTGAG TCGGACCAGGACTTGGCCCCTCGCCCGAAACAGGAG CAGTTCCTGGATAAGCCTGAAGATGTACTGCAAAAACATCAGGCAAGTATCAACGAACTGAAGAGAGCGCTGAGGGAGCCCAACAGCAAGCTAGTCCACAGAGAGAAACGTCTGTCTGTGACCTCTTCTGGCAGCACTCCAGAGAAAAAAACT GCCTCTGAGGAGCCCATATTTATTGAGGAGCAAGATGGTTGTCAAACAGACCTGACCCTCAGttcaaaagaggaaaagaacaaGAAACCTGCTAGAATAGAGCCACCACTCACTCAGCATGAAGGAGAGCAAGTGATTAGTGGGAAAATCTGTATGTCTCGTGTTGACCCAATGGGAAGCCATACCAGAAAATCAAATAAGAACTCCATCCCATCCCCAGAGAAGCCTCAAAGAACCAAGATTTATGCATTAAAGAATGAACATATCCATGAAACACATTCTGCTGGCAAGAACATAAATGACAATGGACTTCCACATGAGAAATATTTGGAGAACGATATTCATGCAAATGGCTATGATGAATATCCAACAGAGAAGCACTGGACCGAAAGGAGATATGTTGGCACAACTCATGTAGAAGATAGTGTAAATCTAGATTTTTGGGACTATGAGGACAGAAACCAGGGTGAGGTTTCTCCCAATGCAGTAATAGACAAACATATGCGAGATCAGTATAATGGAAGCAGATGGGAGAGACAATCTGTGGAAAGTACAGACAACCAAATTAAAACCATTAGTAAAACCAAAACAGCTGAAAACAAGGTAGTTCTAAGGAGTGATTCAGTTAAGAGTAATGCTGCTGAACCAGAGCCAAAGCGAGTTGTTCCCTTGAAACCAGAGAGGTCCAAAAAACTAAAAGGAAAACATGGAGTCAAAGGTCAAAGTGAAAGAGACACAATCTGTTCTAATTTATTTGATGAGACAAAAGGAACAAAGTCAGAGGAATCATCTGGAATTGAAAAAATACCATCTTTTTTCACACAGACAAGTATGTCTTCAGCCATGGATAGCAGCGCAGCAGTTCCTAAAAGAGACTACACAGCTAATGGCTATGTTAGGGAAACGAGAAAACGCAGCCATCCTCCACAAACATACAGGACACAATTTCAGGATACAGAAGACAACACTGATCAGAGACTTAGTGAAGTTGATGACCAAGCGTGCTTTGAAGATACTTCCCCACTGTCTGATTTCCCATCAAACTTAATAATTTCTGGCTTTGAGCAAATGACTCCTTTGTATTCTCATGTAAAGTCCCAGAAGACGAGAGAGATGCGACAAAAACAGTCTTCTCCTACTGACTCCAGCCACAGCCTTCTCAAGAGTTCCAGCTTAGAATCAGCTCAAAAGAAACCATCG AGAGAGCCATGGGAACGGCGTCTGGGATCAGTGTCCGAGGATGACCCTGACCCAGAGAATCTGTATCTCAAGGAGACCCACCTGGGCATTGAACGCAAATGCTCCAGCATCACCGTTAGCTCCACTTCCAGTTTAGAGGCCGAGGTGGACTTCACTGTCCTCATGGACCTTCAAACAGGGATGGAAGAGTTCTCCAGAGGAATGTCGGAGTTAGGAGAGAAGGACTTCTCACCTGAACTTTGTGTTTCAGACCGGCCAGCACATCCGGCCTTCATGCTAGGGTCTGAGCCCATCATCATTCCACAGGAGAAACCTGCAGAACTATTAAGGTCGGTGGAAGAACCGAAGCCCATTGTAGAACAGAAGCCTGTGGAGCAGCGCAAACCTGAG CCTTTTGTGCCAAAAAAAGCTCCAAGGTCAGTGAAGGCTGCTCAGGCTTTAAAAAAGGAATCTGCAGAGCTCGTTCACATCCAGTCAGTAAGGCAAGATGGTTCAGACACAGCATCTTTACAGATCCATAGCAGAGACAGCAGTGATATAATTGCCTCTCAAGCTCTAAGAAAAACAGAAGTCAAGACTGAGACGCAGCCAAATGGGTCAGAGGTTACCACAACCATTATGGAGATAGCAGACCAG GATCATGGTATGAGTGGTCTGCGTGAAGCTCCATTCTCAGTGACAGAGAGGATCTCTCCT GTGAGCTTCGGATCTTTGGCCAGAGAGGGTTCTGGGTCTCCTCTATTTGTAACAGAGAATGTGACGTCAGCCACAACACATGTTACCAAA ACAGTAAAAGGAGGATACTCAGAGACAAGAATTGAGAAGAGGATTATCATTACTGGCGATGATGATGTTGACCAAGATCAA GCACTCGCCATGGCAATAAAAGAAGCCAAGCAGCAGCATCCTGACATGTTGGTAACCAAGGCCATAGTTGTCAGGGAAACAGAATCTTCCACACAAGATGCACATGAGCAATTCAAG TCCTGA
- the si:dkey-178k16.1 gene encoding band 4.1-like protein 1 isoform X1, producing MSEKGSTSDVKNAMEGDSKRTRDQDHDSKISDEHRDTDDSSEKTSSRMSRSPQKSSKKPKTVPVKVMLLDGSEYETGVEKSCKGQVLLDIVCEHLNLLEKDYFGLTFCDADSQKNWLDPSKEIKKQIRVGSWQFSFAVKFYPPDPSQLIEDITRYYLCLQLREDMLSGRLPCSFVTHALLGSYAVQAELGDFDPEEHGLDYISDFRFAPNQTRELEERVMELHRTYRGMSPAEAEMNFLENAKKLSMYGVDLHHAKDSEGIDIMLGVCSSGLLIYRDRLRINRFAWPKILKISYKRSNFYIKIRPGEVEKKYEQFESTIGFKLPNHRASKRLWKVCIEHHTFFRLVSPEPPPKGFLVIGSKFRYSGRTQAQTRQASALIDRPAPQFERSASRRYLLSRSLEGASALGDTMDRLSQHTASDPAHSLSRDDLDRDYMEPSQEDLDQQLKQTVDKRDATPSKAMGEEPGSPLDSKAESDQDLAPRPKQEQFLDKPEDVLQKHQASINELKRALREPNSKLVHREKRLSVTSSGSTPEKKTASEEPIFIEEQDGCQTDLTLSSKEEKNKKPARIEPPLTQHEGEQVISGKICMSRVDPMGSHTRKSNKNSIPSPEKPQRTKIYALKNEHIHETHSAGKNINDNGLPHEKYLENDIHANGYDEYPTEKHWTERRYVGTTHVEDSVNLDFWDYEDRNQGEVSPNAVIDKHMRDQYNGSRWERQSVESTDNQIKTISKTKTAENKVVLRSDSVKSNAAEPEPKRVVPLKPERSKKLKGKHGVKGQSERDTICSNLFDETKGTKSEESSGIEKIPSFFTQTSMSSAMDSSAAVPKRDYTANGYVRETRKRSHPPQTYRTQFQDTEDNTDQRLSEVDDQACFEDTSPLSDFPSNLIISGFEQMTPLYSHVKSQKTREMRQKQSSPTDSSHSLLKSSSLESAQKKPSEPLPTPAIHAEPQEEVQREPWERRLGSVSEDDPDPENLYLKETHLGIERKCSSITVSSTSSLEAEVDFTVLMDLQTGMEEFSRGMSELGEKDFSPELCVSDRPAHPAFMLGSEPIIIPQEKPAELLRSVEEPKPIVEQKPVEQRKPEPFVPKKAPRSVKAAQALKKESAELVHIQSVRQDGSDTASLQIHSRDSSDIIASQALRKTEVKTETQPNGSEVTTTIMEIADQDHGMSGLREAPFSVTERISPVSFGSLAREGSGSPLFVTENVTSATTHVTKTVKGGYSETRIEKRIIITGDDDVDQDQALAMAIKEAKQQHPDMLVTKAIVVRETESSTQDAHEQFKS from the exons AACTGGCTGGACCCATCAAAAGAGATCAAAAAACAAATTCGGG TAGGCTCCTGGCAGTTTTCATTTGCTGTCAAGTTCTACCCCCCTGACCCCTCACAGCTGATAGAAGACATCACTCG gtaTTACCTGTGTCTTCAGTTAAGAGAGGACATGCTGTCGGGGCGCTTGCCATGTTCATTTGTCACACACGCTTTGCTAGGCTCATACGCCGTGCAGGCTGAGCTGGGAGATTTTGACCCAGAAGAGCACGGACTTGACTACATCAGTGATTTCCGCTTCGCTCCCAACCAGACACGAGAGCTGGAAGAGAGGGTTATGGAACTCCACCGCACCTACAG GGGCATGAGTCCTGCGGAAGCTGAGATGAACTTTCTGGAGAATGCTAAAAAGCTCTCAATGTACGGAGTTGATCTTCATCATGCTAAG GACTCTGAGGGCATTGACATAATGTTAGGTGTGTGTTCAAGTGGCCTGTTAATCTACAGAGACCGTTTGCGCATTAACCGTTTTGCCTGGCCCAAGATTCTCAAAATCTCCTATAAGAGAAGCAACTTTTACATCAAAATCCGCCCTGGAGAGGTAGAGAAAAAG TATGAACAGTTTGAGAGCACCATTGGCTTTAAGCTGCCCAACCATCGAGCTTCCAAACGCTTGTGGAAGGTCTGCATTGAACACCACACCTTTTTCAG GTTGGTCTCTCCTGAACCCCCACCCAAAGGTTTTTTGGTGATTGGCTCAAAGTTCCGCTACAGTGGGCGGACCCAGGCCCAGACTCGTCAGGCGAGTGCATTAATTGACAGGCCGGCCCCTCAGTTTGAGCGATCGGCTAGCCGGAGGTACTTACTCTCACGCAGTCTCGAAGGAG CATCTGCTCTGGGCGATACAATGGACAGACTCTCCCAGCACACTGCCAGTGACCCTGCACATAGCCTCTCCAGAGACGATCTGGACCGGGACTACATGGAGCCTAGTCAGGAGGATCTGGACCAGCAGCTGAAGCAAACTGTAGATAAGAGAGATGCTACTCCATCAAAGGCCATG GGGGAGGAGCCAGGCTCTCCTCTAGACTCTAAGGCTGAG TCGGACCAGGACTTGGCCCCTCGCCCGAAACAGGAG CAGTTCCTGGATAAGCCTGAAGATGTACTGCAAAAACATCAGGCAAGTATCAACGAACTGAAGAGAGCGCTGAGGGAGCCCAACAGCAAGCTAGTCCACAGAGAGAAACGTCTGTCTGTGACCTCTTCTGGCAGCACTCCAGAGAAAAAAACT GCCTCTGAGGAGCCCATATTTATTGAGGAGCAAGATGGTTGTCAAACAGACCTGACCCTCAGttcaaaagaggaaaagaacaaGAAACCTGCTAGAATAGAGCCACCACTCACTCAGCATGAAGGAGAGCAAGTGATTAGTGGGAAAATCTGTATGTCTCGTGTTGACCCAATGGGAAGCCATACCAGAAAATCAAATAAGAACTCCATCCCATCCCCAGAGAAGCCTCAAAGAACCAAGATTTATGCATTAAAGAATGAACATATCCATGAAACACATTCTGCTGGCAAGAACATAAATGACAATGGACTTCCACATGAGAAATATTTGGAGAACGATATTCATGCAAATGGCTATGATGAATATCCAACAGAGAAGCACTGGACCGAAAGGAGATATGTTGGCACAACTCATGTAGAAGATAGTGTAAATCTAGATTTTTGGGACTATGAGGACAGAAACCAGGGTGAGGTTTCTCCCAATGCAGTAATAGACAAACATATGCGAGATCAGTATAATGGAAGCAGATGGGAGAGACAATCTGTGGAAAGTACAGACAACCAAATTAAAACCATTAGTAAAACCAAAACAGCTGAAAACAAGGTAGTTCTAAGGAGTGATTCAGTTAAGAGTAATGCTGCTGAACCAGAGCCAAAGCGAGTTGTTCCCTTGAAACCAGAGAGGTCCAAAAAACTAAAAGGAAAACATGGAGTCAAAGGTCAAAGTGAAAGAGACACAATCTGTTCTAATTTATTTGATGAGACAAAAGGAACAAAGTCAGAGGAATCATCTGGAATTGAAAAAATACCATCTTTTTTCACACAGACAAGTATGTCTTCAGCCATGGATAGCAGCGCAGCAGTTCCTAAAAGAGACTACACAGCTAATGGCTATGTTAGGGAAACGAGAAAACGCAGCCATCCTCCACAAACATACAGGACACAATTTCAGGATACAGAAGACAACACTGATCAGAGACTTAGTGAAGTTGATGACCAAGCGTGCTTTGAAGATACTTCCCCACTGTCTGATTTCCCATCAAACTTAATAATTTCTGGCTTTGAGCAAATGACTCCTTTGTATTCTCATGTAAAGTCCCAGAAGACGAGAGAGATGCGACAAAAACAGTCTTCTCCTACTGACTCCAGCCACAGCCTTCTCAAGAGTTCCAGCTTAGAATCAGCTCAAAAGAAACCATCG GAACCCCTTCCCACCCCAGCAATTCATGCGGAACCTCAGGAGGAAGTCCAG AGAGAGCCATGGGAACGGCGTCTGGGATCAGTGTCCGAGGATGACCCTGACCCAGAGAATCTGTATCTCAAGGAGACCCACCTGGGCATTGAACGCAAATGCTCCAGCATCACCGTTAGCTCCACTTCCAGTTTAGAGGCCGAGGTGGACTTCACTGTCCTCATGGACCTTCAAACAGGGATGGAAGAGTTCTCCAGAGGAATGTCGGAGTTAGGAGAGAAGGACTTCTCACCTGAACTTTGTGTTTCAGACCGGCCAGCACATCCGGCCTTCATGCTAGGGTCTGAGCCCATCATCATTCCACAGGAGAAACCTGCAGAACTATTAAGGTCGGTGGAAGAACCGAAGCCCATTGTAGAACAGAAGCCTGTGGAGCAGCGCAAACCTGAG CCTTTTGTGCCAAAAAAAGCTCCAAGGTCAGTGAAGGCTGCTCAGGCTTTAAAAAAGGAATCTGCAGAGCTCGTTCACATCCAGTCAGTAAGGCAAGATGGTTCAGACACAGCATCTTTACAGATCCATAGCAGAGACAGCAGTGATATAATTGCCTCTCAAGCTCTAAGAAAAACAGAAGTCAAGACTGAGACGCAGCCAAATGGGTCAGAGGTTACCACAACCATTATGGAGATAGCAGACCAG GATCATGGTATGAGTGGTCTGCGTGAAGCTCCATTCTCAGTGACAGAGAGGATCTCTCCT GTGAGCTTCGGATCTTTGGCCAGAGAGGGTTCTGGGTCTCCTCTATTTGTAACAGAGAATGTGACGTCAGCCACAACACATGTTACCAAA ACAGTAAAAGGAGGATACTCAGAGACAAGAATTGAGAAGAGGATTATCATTACTGGCGATGATGATGTTGACCAAGATCAA GCACTCGCCATGGCAATAAAAGAAGCCAAGCAGCAGCATCCTGACATGTTGGTAACCAAGGCCATAGTTGTCAGGGAAACAGAATCTTCCACACAAGATGCACATGAGCAATTCAAG TCCTGA